One genomic segment of Merismopedia glauca CCAP 1448/3 includes these proteins:
- a CDS encoding cation:proton antiporter encodes MAVDIYILDLLVIGLLLLLVTLGSGWISRLPLSYALIYLVVGIILSPYGFNLIQIRPGSEFLERLTEFVVIISLFSCGLKMNRPIKAWAWNSTIRLIGFLMPISIFAVAALAHWLLKLDWGAAILLGAILAPTDPVLASEVQLSHADDRDELRFGLTSEGGLNDALAFPFVYFGLHWIEDDNWQNWFKQWVAVDLIWAIAAGLVVGILVAKSVVWIDKRIQKARQVDALMEDFVALSIILITYSLAEIVNGYGFLAVFVAGIVTRQSYRNAEKNSSQLEFIETLEKLLEVGTILLLGALLRIEPIWRFLPQALMVAGLLFFVVRPLGAWLSTIGEPYHPIHRWLFGWFGIRGVGSLYYLFYALGEGLKDDLGEQIAWITFITIVLSVIIHGISSTPIMNWYERQIERRKNAIANRPLA; translated from the coding sequence ATGGCAGTTGACATCTATATCCTCGATCTACTGGTGATTGGTCTACTACTGCTATTGGTTACTTTAGGATCGGGCTGGATTAGCCGTTTACCTCTTTCCTACGCCTTGATTTACCTAGTAGTTGGCATTATCCTCAGTCCTTACGGCTTCAATTTAATCCAAATCCGTCCAGGATCGGAATTCCTAGAGCGTCTAACTGAATTTGTGGTAATTATCTCTCTGTTTAGTTGCGGATTGAAGATGAATCGCCCGATCAAAGCTTGGGCTTGGAATTCCACAATTCGCCTGATCGGTTTTCTGATGCCCATTTCAATCTTTGCAGTAGCCGCTCTAGCCCATTGGCTGCTTAAATTGGACTGGGGAGCCGCAATTCTGTTGGGGGCTATTTTGGCTCCAACCGATCCCGTATTAGCTTCAGAAGTTCAACTTTCTCACGCTGACGATCGCGATGAGTTGCGGTTTGGTTTGACTTCAGAAGGTGGATTAAATGATGCTTTAGCTTTTCCATTTGTCTACTTTGGGCTGCATTGGATTGAAGATGACAACTGGCAAAACTGGTTCAAACAGTGGGTAGCGGTTGATTTGATTTGGGCGATAGCGGCTGGTTTGGTAGTGGGTATTTTAGTCGCCAAGTCAGTTGTTTGGATTGACAAGCGGATTCAAAAAGCCCGCCAAGTAGATGCATTAATGGAAGATTTTGTGGCTTTGAGCATTATCTTGATTACTTATTCGCTCGCCGAAATTGTGAATGGATACGGGTTTTTGGCGGTTTTTGTGGCTGGAATAGTAACTCGTCAGAGCTATCGCAACGCGGAAAAAAACTCATCTCAGCTTGAATTTATTGAGACACTAGAAAAGCTGTTAGAGGTAGGTACAATCTTATTACTAGGAGCATTGCTGCGAATTGAGCCAATTTGGCGCTTTTTGCCACAAGCTCTGATGGTGGCTGGACTACTATTTTTTGTCGTCCGTCCCTTGGGAGCTTGGCTCAGCACTATAGGAGAACCATACCATCCCATACATCGCTGGCTGTTCGGCTGGTTCGGTATTCGTGGTGTTGGTTCGCTTTATTATCTTTTCTATGCTTTAGGTGAAGGTTTAAAAGACGACCTCGGCGAACAAATTGCCTGGATTACCTTCATTACTATAGTCTTGTCCGTCATTATTCACGGAATCAGTTCCACACCCATTATGAACTGGTACGAACGGCAAATCGAACGGAGGAAGAATGCGATCGCTAACAGGCCTCTTGCCTAA
- a CDS encoding aldo/keto reductase has product MNSPNATASGQFTLSDRPVTRLGFGAMQLTGKGVWGEPKDREEALRVLKRLPELGVNFIDTADSYGPYVAEDLIAEALHPYNDIFVATKGGLTRTGPEEWLPVGRPEYLRQCVLMSLRRLKVEQLDLWQLHRIDPKVPQDEQFGAIADFLKEGLIARAGLSQVSVQEIEAARKVFPVTTVQNRYNLIDQADEAVLDYCDRQGIGFIPWFPLASGDLAKPGQMVDAIAKAHGASAGQVALAWVLKRSPNMLPIPGTSQVSHLEENVAAAQIELSDEEFQQLDKAAYSVSSA; this is encoded by the coding sequence ATGAATTCACCTAATGCAACTGCTTCCGGTCAATTTACACTTTCCGATCGTCCAGTGACGCGGCTGGGCTTCGGTGCCATGCAACTCACAGGCAAAGGAGTGTGGGGCGAACCAAAAGACCGAGAAGAGGCACTACGCGTCTTGAAACGTTTGCCTGAACTCGGTGTCAATTTCATCGACACGGCAGACAGCTACGGGCCTTACGTCGCTGAGGATCTGATTGCTGAGGCACTGCACCCATACAACGACATATTCGTCGCCACGAAGGGCGGACTGACGCGCACCGGGCCAGAAGAATGGCTGCCAGTAGGTCGACCCGAATATCTGCGCCAGTGCGTGCTGATGAGTTTGCGCCGCCTCAAAGTAGAGCAGCTAGACCTATGGCAACTGCACCGCATCGACCCCAAGGTGCCTCAAGATGAGCAATTTGGCGCGATCGCTGACTTCCTCAAAGAGGGGCTGATCGCCCGTGCTGGACTGAGCCAAGTCTCGGTGCAGGAGATCGAAGCAGCCCGCAAGGTATTCCCCGTGACCACAGTACAGAACCGCTACAATCTAATCGATCAGGCTGATGAAGCGGTGCTAGACTACTGCGATCGCCAGGGAATTGGCTTTATCCCCTGGTTTCCCCTAGCCTCCGGCGATCTCGCTAAACCAGGTCAAATGGTGGACGCGATCGCCAAGGCACACGGTGCATCGGCGGGTCAAGTGGCACTAGCTTGGGTGCTAAAACGTAGCCCCAATATGCTACCGATCCCCGGAACGAGTCAAGTTTCTCACCTAGAAGAAAATGTCGCGGCGGCACAGATCGAGCTATCTGACGAAGAGTTTCAGCAGCTTGACAAAGCTGCCTACAGCGTAAGCTCGGCATGA
- a CDS encoding CAAD domain-containing protein — protein METNETLESPTQTEPVETPTVEVVESPDPMLMSQPQPGSKTSDSWQEGQATISESLTLLRQFLTGINQFIRDNKPLLTAIALIILASIALKIVLAILGTLDEIPLASLLLKSFGLGYFIWFANRYLLRASSREQLAQEFHSYKEQFWGSQPLLPSAKTSADDSQPESTTGMTVQKSVMIHQSPEDLYRFWRDFENLPHFMHHIESVKSLDEKRSHWVAKAPLGTHVEWDAEILNEEQPKTIVWRSLPGADVDSVGSVAFTEANGSGTEVKVTMEYNPPGGAVGATVAAIFGENPEQQLEEDLNRFKQLMETAAVPST, from the coding sequence ATGGAAACCAACGAAACTCTAGAATCCCCAACACAAACGGAACCTGTTGAGACTCCCACTGTCGAGGTGGTTGAATCGCCCGATCCGATGCTGATGTCACAACCACAACCAGGATCTAAAACCTCTGATTCATGGCAGGAAGGGCAAGCTACCATCTCTGAATCTTTGACCTTGTTGAGACAATTTTTGACGGGAATCAACCAATTTATCCGCGATAATAAACCACTACTAACTGCGATCGCACTCATCATACTTGCCTCGATCGCGCTGAAGATCGTATTGGCTATTCTGGGCACCCTGGATGAAATCCCCTTAGCATCGCTATTGCTCAAATCATTTGGACTCGGTTACTTCATCTGGTTCGCCAATCGCTATCTACTTCGAGCCTCAAGCCGCGAACAACTCGCCCAAGAGTTCCACAGCTATAAAGAGCAATTTTGGGGAAGCCAACCGCTACTACCAAGTGCGAAAACTTCTGCTGACGACTCTCAGCCTGAAAGTACAACAGGCATGACTGTGCAAAAGAGTGTAATGATTCATCAGTCACCTGAAGATTTGTACCGTTTTTGGCGCGACTTTGAAAATTTGCCGCACTTTATGCATCACATTGAATCCGTCAAGTCTTTAGACGAAAAGCGTTCTCATTGGGTAGCAAAAGCTCCACTGGGTACTCACGTTGAGTGGGATGCGGAGATTCTCAACGAGGAACAACCCAAGACAATCGTTTGGCGATCGCTTCCAGGTGCAGATGTTGATAGTGTCGGTTCCGTCGCCTTTACGGAAGCAAACGGTAGCGGGACAGAAGTTAAGGTGACAATGGAGTACAATCCCCCAGGTGGTGCGGTTGGTGCCACAGTTGCCGCAATTTTCGGCGAAAATCCCGAACAGCAGCTTGAAGAAGATTTAAACCGCTTCAAGCAATTGATGGAAACAGCCGCAGTACCCTCTACTTAA